A region of the Sandaracinaceae bacterium genome:
GCGGCCGGGTCGCCAGCATCGGGCCCCAGAGCCTCAGCGCGAGCGAGCGCGCGCAGCCCTCGAAGGCGTTCATCGCCGACGCCCGGTGCCGCACCGAGCCCGGCCCGAGCACGATGCGACGCGCCTCCGAGAAGGTGGCGGCGAGGGTGCCGGCGAAGCGCGCCGCCCGCGCGTCGGCCTCTTCGTCGTCGTACTGCGCGGCGAGCCGGACGAGGTTCTCCAGGCCCAGCTCGATGTCGAGCGGGTCGCGCTCCGCGTCGTCGACCGGGTCGGTGACCGCGATGGTCTCGAGCCAGCGGCGCCAATCGTCGACGCCCTCCACCCGCTCGTGGCGGGCGCGCTGACGCAGGTCGCGCCACGGCTTCTCCACCGCGTCGCGCTCACCCCGCCGCCAGAGCGTGGCGAGACCGCGGGCCAGCGCCCGGGCGGCCACCGCGCCTCCGTCTCCCTCGACGATGCGCTTCGAGAGGCGCCGCCAGAGATCGGGCCGCTCGTGCAGCAGATACGGCGTCGCGGCCGCGGCCGCCGCCAGCACCCAGTCCTCGTTCTCCGGCGCGTCGATGATCGCCTCGAGCTGGTGGCCGAGGAAGATCAGGCGCTCTGCGGGCAGCGAGGCGAAGGCGGTCAGCGCCCGCTGGCGCAGCACCGGGGTCGCGCCGTGCACCCAGTCGAGCAAGGTGCCCTCGAGCGGCTCGAAGGCGCCCGCGAGCCGGCCGAACGAGCGCGCGGCGTGGATCCAGACGAGCGGCTCGGGGTGCAGCAGCAGCGGCTGGAGCGCCTGGAGGGTCCGGCCGACGAGCTGCGGATCGGTCATCGGCGGCATGCCGCAGACCGACACCTCGAGCGAGCGCGCCGCGAGCACGCGGCCTCGCAAGGAGCCCCGCGCGGGGCGGCCGACGACGGCCTCGAAGGTCTCGCTCGAGCCCCAGATCCACTTGCCCAGCTCGGGCAGCTGAAGCGCGCGGGAGCCAGCCTCCCAGAGCAGGATCTCCATGCGGGCCGCGGCGTCGAAGCTCTCCGGGTCATCGAGCGCGCCGAGGAGCGGCGCGCAGCGCAGCGCGTCCTCGAGCGGCCCCTGAACGATGCGGTTGCGCGCGACGAACAGCGCCCGCTCGCCGTGCTCGGGGTGTCCGGCCGCGGCGGAGAGGATGGGCGCCAGCCGGGCGTCGCTCCGGGGCGCGTTGGCGGCGCACCAGAGGAAGACGAGGTCCGCCTCCGGCCCGTCGAAGGCGCCGCGGAAGTCCTTCGGCGCGCCGCTCTCGTTCGTCCAGCCGCGGAGCGCCTCGTCGGCGCCGTTCGCGGCCTCGATCGCGTGCTTGGGCAGCGTGGTCCCGGACTCGAAGCGGCCACTTCGCCAGGCGTCGTGCAGGGCTCGCGAGAGCTCCGGCGAACGCTGGAGCTCGTCCTGGAGCGCGCGGAGGACGAGCTGGACCTGATCGAAGCTGCTCACGGGGTAGCGCCATCCTACACGCCTCCCATGGGGACCCGAAAGATGCGTGTCGTCAGCGCCGCCGCCCCTGGGCGATCCAGGTCTCGAGGAGCTGGATGGCCTCCGGCGAGACGCTCGGCAGGCCCAGCGGCATGCCGAGGACGTCTCCCGACGGCAGGCCGGCCTCCTCGAGCTGGCGGGCGCGCAGGCTCGCGACCACGAGGGGCAGGGTCTCGCCGCCGGGCAGGGTGACCTCGCGGAAGACGCTGCGGCGACGTCCCTCGAACAGAGCGCCGCTCCGGAGCGCCTCGTAGCTCGCCAGGTCGAGGCCGCGGCCCTCGAAGCCGAGGCCGCCCGTGTTGCCCGGCCCGCCGTCGCCGATGGCGTAGCCCGGGTCGGAGTGGCAGTGCCAGCAGGTGTCGTGGAAGAGCGCCGCGTCCACCTCCTCCCAGGTCACCTCGCGCGACAGGAGCGGGAGCCGGGGCGGGAGCGGGCGGCGCACGTCGATCTCCGTGGACGCCCGGAGGTACGCCGCGACGTCCCGCGCCTCGGCCGCGCTCAGGTCGGTCGGCGGCATCTCGGTCCGTGGGTGCAGCGAGGCCGGGTCGACGAGCCAGTCCACGAGGGTCGCGGGCATGCGCGCCGCGGCGAAGGCCAGGTCGGGGGCGAGGCGACGCGCGCGCGCGAAGGCTTCCCCGCCGACGCCGGCCGCGCCGCGCGTGGGGAGGGGCTCGCCCCCGAGGGTGTGGCACTGCCCGCACGGGCGCGCCGCGACCGCCTCGCGCCCCCGCGCGGGGTCGCCGCCCGTCGCGCTCGGCGCGCGGGGCGGGGCGAGGGCGGACGCGACATCGCGCGCGTCGCGGGCGTCCAGCGGGAGCCGCGGCATGGTCGCCTCGAGGTGCGGCCGGAGATCGACGGGCCGCTGCAGGTATTCTGCGATCCACGCCGCGTCGAGGCGCGAGGCGCCCGCGAGGTCGGGCGCGTCGGGGAGGCTGTGCAGGCTCGCTCGCCACCCCGCGAGGATCTCCGGCGGCGCCTCGACCCGGCCCGCGCGCACGTCGCGGTGGCAGCCCACGCAGTCCCTCTCCGCCGCGGCCGGCGGGCCCGCGCCCGCGTGGCAGCGGCTGCACTCGAAGCGGACGAGGAGCGCGCGACCGCGCGCCGCGTCGCCGATGGGAGCCGGCGGCTCGGGCTCGACCGATGTTGTGGGCACGGGAGGCGTGGGCGCGGCGCCGTCGCACGCGACCAGGAGCAGGCAGAGGAGCCCGAGCGGGGGCCGCATCAGCTGGCGGGGAACGACGGGCAGATGCCGCGCTGCTCGCGGCGGGTCATCGCCTCGCAGGCGCGGCGCGCGCGGTCTCGGAGCGCCGTGCGTCCGAGCGCGTCCTGCGAGCGGGACAGGGCCGCGTAGCCGTAGGCGTCGGGCATCACGTCGTCCTCCGCGAGCCGGGCGAGGATCGTGACCGCCTCCTGGTGGCGCCCCACCTGGTCGAGCGCCTCCGCGTAGCGCGCCTGGTCGATGGGGTCGTCGCTCCGCGCGAGTCGCTCGAGGGTGGTGACCGCCCAGTCGAGGTGCTCGCGGCGCGCGTCGGCGGAGACGTGCCCCGGCGTGCGCCAGCGCCTCCGATCGACGGCCCCGTGGAGGCGCACCGCGCTGACCGCGACGACGCGGCGCAGGCGGTTGCCGAGGTGGAGCGCGCGGCCCGGCGACGCGTCCGTGTTCCGCTCGAGGTCGCGCAGCGTGCGGCCGGCCACCCGGAAGGCGCGGCGCAGGTGCCCGCTCCGCATCAGGCGCTCCGCGCGCGCGGTCTTCACCGCCTCTTGTCGGAGCTCGATCTCCATCTCGTTGAAGCACGCCGACGCGGGCGCCGGCGCGAGCCCGAGCGCCAGCAGCGCGATCAGTGTCCGTCCCATGGGCTTCCCTCCACGCCCGCATCGACAGCGAGCGGCCGTGGAGGTTCCGAGACGATCACCGCGTCAGACGAAGAGCTCGTTCAGGTAGCCGACGAGGAGCTTCTCGTTCAGCGCGCGCGGCAGGGAGTCGAGCACGTGGTTGATGTCGGACTCGCGCTCGGGCAGCTCCGTCCCGCTCGCGCCCGCCATGGAGAGCATCTGCTTCAGCGTCTCGGGCGAGATGTCCTCCGGGGCCATGTTGGCGAAGGCGGCCTGGATCTGCCCCGGCAGGTCGCTCTTCGGGAGCGCCTTCGCCGCCTCGACCGACGCGCGCAGATCCGCGACGAAGGCCTCGGCCTTCTCGTCGTTGGTCGGCCCCACCGTCAGGTGCAGGTTGGTCGGGCTCGGCCCGTACTCGAGCTGCGCCCCGATGAGCCAGCCGCGGAGCTTCATCTCGTCCGCCACGTGGAAGACGTCGACCTCGTCGCTCGCGAAGGCGAGCAGCGTCATGACCGGCTCACCGAGCATGCGCAGCTCCGGGATGGACTCGACGCCGGCCGCGATGCGGTCGGTCGCGTCCATCGCGCGGCGGGTCAGCGCGAGGTAGCCCTCGTCCCCGATGTGGTGGAGCGTCGCCCAGGCGGCCGCCATCGGCCCGCCGCTCTTGGTGCTCTGCATCGTGGTGTTGACCACGCTGTAGCCGGTCCACGCGGCGCACGCGAAGATCTGGTGCTGGCGAAGCTCCTTGTCCTTCATCATCAGGACCGAGGCGCCCTTGGCGCAGTAGGCGTACTTGTGGAGGTCCATGCTGACGCTCGTCACGCCGGGCACGGAGAAGTCCCAGTCCTTCAGCTTCCGGCCGAGACGCGCGACGTAGGGGAGCATGAAGCCGCCGATGCAGGCGTCGACGTGCAGCAAGACGCCGTGCTCGAGCGCGATCTGGCCGAGCTCGACGATCGGGTCGATGACCCCGTGCGCGTAGCTCGGCGCGCTGCCGACGATGAGCACGGTGTTGTCGGTGAGCGCCGCCTTCACGGCTGCGGGATCCGCCTCGAAGGTCTCGGCGTCGACGTCGACCGGCACGACCTTCACGCCGAAGTAGTGCGCGCCCTTGTGGAAGGCGGCGTGCGCGGTGATCGGCAAGATCATCTCGGGCGCCGTGATGCCCTTCTCGGCCTTCGCCCAGTCGCGTGCGGTCTTCACCGCGAGCATGCAGCTCTCGGTGCCGCCGCTCGTGAAGGTGCCGACCACCGCGTCGTCGCCGCGGAGGTGCGTCCGACACATCCCGACGACCTCGGTCTCGAACTTCACCAGGCTCGGATAGACGCGCGGGTCGAGCGCGTTCTCGCTGAGGAAGCGACCGTAGGCCTCCTTGGTGACCTTCTCGGCCTCGCGCCCCGCGTCGTAGCTGTAGCCGAAGGTTCGACCGCTCCTCCAGTCGGTGTCCCTCTCGGCGTACTGCGACATCGTCGCCATGACCTCGTCACGGCTCATCCCCTTCGACGGAATCTTCACGCTTCCCTCCCTCTCTCGTTCTCTCTCGGCGACACGGTTTGGCTACGGCGAAACGACGTCGGCCAGGCCCACGTCGATGTGCATCTGATGGGCGTGACGGCGCGTGAAGCGTCGGCGCAGGCCGCGCATGGCCGCCGCGCGCACGGGCGGGTCGGCGTGGTGCCCGAGCGCCCAGCGGTAGTCGCGCACCGCGCCCTCACGGTCGCCCGCGGCGTCCCGGGAGCGGCCCCTCCAGAGGTGGAAGCTCGCGCGCCGCTCGGCGTCTGGGTGGCCGAGCGCGATGGCCTCGTCGAAGGCGCCCTCGGCCGCGCTCAGCTCGCCCGCCTCGAGCGCGTAGAGCCCGCGGAGCGAGTGGTAGAGCGGCTGGCCCGGAGACAGGGCGCAGGCCTCTCGCAGCAGCGCGTGCGCGCGCCCCACGTCGCTCTCGTCGACGTAGGCCACGTAGCTCTGGCGGAAGCGCTCGAACGCCTCCCGATCCGCCTCGTCCTCGAGCGCGCCGACCCTGAGCTCGCCCTTGTCCGGGTCGTGCCCCTGCGCGGAGAGCGAGAAGGGCACGAAGGTCCCGCGGCTCGTCGGCGCCTCGCCCGTGCCGACCCACACCGTCCCGTCCTCCGGCCGGAAGACCACCGAGCCGACCGTCATCACCATCGCGATCGAGTCGCGGATGCGGCAGCCCCCGGTGCCCGTGTCGCCCAGGATGGAGGCCATGCCCGCCGGGTCGAGCGCGCCGCGGCGCTCCTCGAGCAGCGCGTTGACCCGCGCGTGCCGGCCCTGGTTGTGCCGCCAGTAGCTCCCGTAGAGGGAGACCTCGCTCTGGCCGAGCGCCTCGTCGAGGTAGACGTTCGCGTAGCCGAAGGTGCCCTCCTCGCGGACGCGGATGGCGCGCTGGCGCTCCGGGTTCTCCTCCCAGCAGAGCACCTCGCGGGCGTGCCCGTCGGAGATCACGTAGGTCCAGCAGCCGACCGGGGTGTGGCTGCCGAGGATGCGCTCCGCGTCGTCGAGATCGCGCGCGTGCCGCATCACCTCGTCGCCCACGATGCCGATCGGCGTGCCGCCGAGCTTCGTGCGATCGGTGAACATGTGCTGGTGCACGGTCAGCGTCAGGCCCGCCTCGTTCATGGCCGTGATCCCGCCGAGACCGACCCCCGCGGCCGCCACGGAGACGAAGCGCTGGCCGTGGTCCGGCGTGTGGAACAAGAGCGCCTTGTTGGAGGGCCAGCAGCCCACGCCGTGGTAGTCGAAGTTGCGGGCGTGCAGCAGCATCCCGTCCGCCGTGGCGTCCCCCCACGCGAGCGCGCTCGTGCAGCCGAGGCCCAGCGCGATCCGGTGCGCGACGGCGGGGCCGTGGCCTCGCAGCTGCATCGCGCGCGCCGCCACCCACATCACCGCGTCGGGCATGGTGCAGCCGTCGACGAAGGTCTGCACGTCGAGCCCGGCGCCGTCCGCGATCCCGCGGATGGTCTCCTTCACGTGCGGCGGGAGGCCCTTGGCGATCTGTCGCCCCAGGGTCGTCTGGAGCGCGGGCCAGACCAGCTTCGACGCGGGGCCGAGGCTGCCCTTCCCCATCAGCTTCTCGACGATGCGACGGTAGTAGGGGATCGGGCCGCGTCGGACCTCGTCCGAGAGCAACACGCCGTGCTGATACCCCATGTCGTAGTCGCTGCCGGCGACCCCGAGCACGTGCACGTCCCCCACGCGTCGATGCCAGCCCTGCCCCTCGCGCCGGATCGGCGCCTCCGTGTCTCTCGTCGTCGTCTGCGTCACGTCAGCCCCTCCATCACCACGCTCAGCGGCTCCCCCGTCGAGAGCGCCGCCGCCGCCAAGAGCCGCGGGGTCGCCCAGTCGTGGAAGGCCTCCACGAGGGTGCGCACCTGCTCCACCTCGCCGGCTCGGATCAGCCCGACGAGGAGAGAGAGCCCCGCGAGGTGCGGCTCGTTCGCGGGCCGCACCGTTCGAAAGATGTCGCCGAGGTCCCGCGCGACCTCCTGGTTCCACCAGACCAGCATCTGGAAGATCCGGTTGTGGGCCGCGCGCGCGACCGCTCGGGTGAGCGCGTCGGCGTGCACGTCGTAGCGGGCCCGGTCGTGCAAGGCGTCCTTCAGGCGGGCGAGGTGCGCGTCGAGCTCCTCGAGGTCCGCGGGCGTGCGCCGCGTCGCCGCGAGCGTGGTCATCTGCACGTCCAGCGACGCGCGGATCTCGAGGAAGTCCCGGAAGACCTCCCGGTTCACCCGTCCGGGGCCCGGCGTCATCATGGCGCGCAGGACCTCGGGGCTGACCGACGCCATCGGGTCGAGCACCTCCGTGCCGCGCCGCCGGATGGGGCGAACCAGCCGGTGCACCTCGAGCAGCTTGATGGCCTCGCGCACGACGGAGCGGTTCACGCCGTAGCGCTCGGCCAGCTCCGCCTCCTTGGGGAGGAGCGAGCCCACCTCGACGTCGCCGCGAACGATGCTTCGCAGCAGGTCGTTCGCGACCCGATCGGCCTTGCGTCCCGTGCCCTCCGCCACGGGACCTCTATTACATCGGACCTATTAGCTGTCAACCGTCTTTTGGCTAATCACCGGGGTATAGTCGATGGCCATCTGCTGCTCGCGGCGGGCGATGTTCCAGAGTCGGGTGGCGACCTCGGACGCGGTGGGAGGCCGGTCTTCCGGCTGTCGCTCGAGCAAGCCCGAGATGAGGAGGTCCAGCTCGCTCGGGAGATCGGCGCGCAGGCTCCGGGCGTGCGGGGCCTCCTCGTGCATCGCCCGCATCACCACCGCGGCGGGGCTGGTGGCGGGGAGCGGGAGCTGACCGGTGACCATCTCGAAGAGCACGACGCCGAGGGAGTAGAGGTCGGCCGCCGTCCCCACCTCGAAGTTCCAGGCCCGCTCCGGCGCCATGTACTGGGGTGTGCCGACCACCTGGCCGGGCTCGGTCAGGCGCGTGTCCTCCGGGATCCGAGCGAGGCCGAAGTCCACGAGCTTGACGTGGGGCGCCCCGTGCTCGTCCCAGCGAACGAAGATGTTCTCGGGCTTGAGGTCGCGGTGGGCGATGCCCAGCTGGTGTGTGCAGGCCAGCGCCTCGGCGATCTGCGCGCCGATCGGCGTCGCGATGGAGACCGGCATGCGCCCGCACTCGGCCAGGATCCGGTGCAGCGGCTTGCCCTCGAGCAGCTCCATCACGATGTACGGAGCGCCCTCGGAGGTGCGACCGAACGCGTGGACCTCGACGATGTTCGGGTGTCGGGAGGCGGCCGCCGCGCGGGCCTCGCGGCGCATGCGCTCGATCCACCTGGCGTCGCTCGCCAGCTCGCGCCGCAGCACCTTGACCGCCACGGCTCGGCCGGACTCGAGGTCGACTCCGCGGTGCACGCTCGCCATGCCGCCCGCGCCGAGGAACCCCTCGAGCCGGTAGCGGCCGTCGATCACCGTGCCCTCCCACTGGGAGGCCTCCTCTTCCATCGCCGCGCCGCATAGGAGGCACACCACGCGGGGGCCGGACGACTCGGAGAAGCCACATCGGGGACACACTCTCATGTGTCGTCAGGTAACCCCCGATTCCGCCGTCACCGCCCGCGCCCGCGGACGAAGGGTGTTTCGGTCAGTCGCGGGCGAGCGCGTCGAGGTTGGCGCGGCAGGTGCGCGCCGCCCGGAGCGCGTGCCGGACGAGCTCGAGGGGCGGGGTCGCGCCCGCCTCCGCCTTCTGAATCGCCTTCTCGATCTCGGCCACGGAGTCGGGGCCGTGCTTTCGCATGCGCGCCGCGAGTCGATCACGGCCCCGGCCCGCGTCGGCGAGCAGGGACGCGTACTCCTCGGCGCGGTGGGCGCGCAGACGCGACCCGAGCGCGCGCACGCGCTCCCGGAGAGACTTCAGCGCGGGCTCCTCGGGCGCCACCCGGCTCCCGAGCTCGAGCAGCTCGATGCAGAGCCGGTCCAGCTCCGCGTGGTGCGAAGCGATCAGCTCTCGTGTCTGGTACGTCGTCATCGAATACCCCCGTGACCAAGTCTAC
Encoded here:
- a CDS encoding c-type cytochrome, yielding MRPPLGLLCLLLVACDGAAPTPPVPTTSVEPEPPAPIGDAARGRALLVRFECSRCHAGAGPPAAAERDCVGCHRDVRAGRVEAPPEILAGWRASLHSLPDAPDLAGASRLDAAWIAEYLQRPVDLRPHLEATMPRLPLDARDARDVASALAPPRAPSATGGDPARGREAVAARPCGQCHTLGGEPLPTRGAAGVGGEAFARARRLAPDLAFAAARMPATLVDWLVDPASLHPRTEMPPTDLSAAEARDVAAYLRASTEIDVRRPLPPRLPLLSREVTWEEVDAALFHDTCWHCHSDPGYAIGDGGPGNTGGLGFEGRGLDLASYEALRSGALFEGRRRSVFREVTLPGGETLPLVVASLRARQLEEAGLPSGDVLGMPLGLPSVSPEAIQLLETWIAQGRRR
- a CDS encoding aspartate aminotransferase family protein, yielding MKIPSKGMSRDEVMATMSQYAERDTDWRSGRTFGYSYDAGREAEKVTKEAYGRFLSENALDPRVYPSLVKFETEVVGMCRTHLRGDDAVVGTFTSGGTESCMLAVKTARDWAKAEKGITAPEMILPITAHAAFHKGAHYFGVKVVPVDVDAETFEADPAAVKAALTDNTVLIVGSAPSYAHGVIDPIVELGQIALEHGVLLHVDACIGGFMLPYVARLGRKLKDWDFSVPGVTSVSMDLHKYAYCAKGASVLMMKDKELRQHQIFACAAWTGYSVVNTTMQSTKSGGPMAAAWATLHHIGDEGYLALTRRAMDATDRIAAGVESIPELRMLGEPVMTLLAFASDEVDVFHVADEMKLRGWLIGAQLEYGPSPTNLHLTVGPTNDEKAEAFVADLRASVEAAKALPKSDLPGQIQAAFANMAPEDISPETLKQMLSMAGASGTELPERESDINHVLDSLPRALNEKLLVGYLNELFV
- a CDS encoding C45 family autoproteolytic acyltransferase/hydrolase, coding for MTQTTTRDTEAPIRREGQGWHRRVGDVHVLGVAGSDYDMGYQHGVLLSDEVRRGPIPYYRRIVEKLMGKGSLGPASKLVWPALQTTLGRQIAKGLPPHVKETIRGIADGAGLDVQTFVDGCTMPDAVMWVAARAMQLRGHGPAVAHRIALGLGCTSALAWGDATADGMLLHARNFDYHGVGCWPSNKALLFHTPDHGQRFVSVAAAGVGLGGITAMNEAGLTLTVHQHMFTDRTKLGGTPIGIVGDEVMRHARDLDDAERILGSHTPVGCWTYVISDGHAREVLCWEENPERQRAIRVREEGTFGYANVYLDEALGQSEVSLYGSYWRHNQGRHARVNALLEERRGALDPAGMASILGDTGTGGCRIRDSIAMVMTVGSVVFRPEDGTVWVGTGEAPTSRGTFVPFSLSAQGHDPDKGELRVGALEDEADREAFERFRQSYVAYVDESDVGRAHALLREACALSPGQPLYHSLRGLYALEAGELSAAEGAFDEAIALGHPDAERRASFHLWRGRSRDAAGDREGAVRDYRWALGHHADPPVRAAAMRGLRRRFTRRHAHQMHIDVGLADVVSP
- a CDS encoding GntR family transcriptional regulator → MAEGTGRKADRVANDLLRSIVRGDVEVGSLLPKEAELAERYGVNRSVVREAIKLLEVHRLVRPIRRRGTEVLDPMASVSPEVLRAMMTPGPGRVNREVFRDFLEIRASLDVQMTTLAATRRTPADLEELDAHLARLKDALHDRARYDVHADALTRAVARAAHNRIFQMLVWWNQEVARDLGDIFRTVRPANEPHLAGLSLLVGLIRAGEVEQVRTLVEAFHDWATPRLLAAAALSTGEPLSVVMEGLT
- a CDS encoding serine/threonine-protein kinase, whose translation is MEEEASQWEGTVIDGRYRLEGFLGAGGMASVHRGVDLESGRAVAVKVLRRELASDARWIERMRREARAAAASRHPNIVEVHAFGRTSEGAPYIVMELLEGKPLHRILAECGRMPVSIATPIGAQIAEALACTHQLGIAHRDLKPENIFVRWDEHGAPHVKLVDFGLARIPEDTRLTEPGQVVGTPQYMAPERAWNFEVGTAADLYSLGVVLFEMVTGQLPLPATSPAAVVMRAMHEEAPHARSLRADLPSELDLLISGLLERQPEDRPPTASEVATRLWNIARREQQMAIDYTPVISQKTVDS